A stretch of Gemmatimonas aurantiaca T-27 DNA encodes these proteins:
- a CDS encoding DUF502 domain-containing protein, which translates to MMRRLLGYFVRGLVLLTPLAVTIWVCWIVFTRVDGWLGLPVQGAGFVATIVLITAVGFLGSNLLTRTLVSGLESIMTRLPFVRLLYGSTKDLLNAFVGEKRRFDKPVIVSITPDDRVHLMGFVTQESLAHLDLEDQVAVYCPHSYNFSGQLYVVHASKIRPLDVASADAMAFVVSGGVSGLVTGGAVPAAPAESRRVGAGPHEA; encoded by the coding sequence ATGATGCGGCGGTTGCTTGGCTATTTCGTGCGTGGACTGGTGTTGCTGACCCCCCTGGCCGTCACGATCTGGGTGTGCTGGATCGTGTTCACCAGAGTGGATGGCTGGCTGGGTCTGCCCGTCCAGGGCGCTGGCTTCGTGGCCACGATCGTACTGATCACCGCCGTCGGTTTCCTGGGTTCGAACCTGCTCACCCGCACCCTCGTCTCGGGGTTGGAGAGCATCATGACGCGGCTCCCCTTCGTGCGGCTGCTGTACGGGTCGACGAAGGATCTGCTCAATGCGTTCGTGGGCGAGAAGCGGCGCTTCGACAAGCCAGTCATCGTGAGCATCACCCCGGATGACCGGGTGCACCTCATGGGATTCGTGACCCAGGAATCGCTGGCTCACCTCGACCTCGAGGACCAGGTGGCGGTCTACTGCCCGCACTCGTACAACTTCTCGGGCCAACTGTATGTGGTGCATGCCAGCAAGATCCGACCGCTGGATGTCGCCAGTGCCGATGCGATGGCCTTCGTGGTGTCCGGCGGCGTATCGGGGCTGGTGACAGGTGGTGCGGTGCCGGCAGCACCGGCGGAATCGCGGCGCGTGGGAGCTGGACCACACGAGGCCTGA
- a CDS encoding YIP1 family protein, with protein MSEFTTTAPKQSGVIEDLLEVLWSPAAVFDRTRDRKAGMYLLVLAIVGLVIVVATGSLVQPYIDAGADLQMALAAKSGRPIPEGAANMTRNISTYAYYASPLLFIPIGALLSALFIKWGGKTMSAPLRYGQALTIAAVSSSPRLFGYLTTAVQGAVLDTTNVRSLADASLGPARFVDPYAASTVLHTFLMTIDVFSVWQCVLIAIAVSVVARVERTTGALVALIAWALGAALTLIPGLLAS; from the coding sequence ATGAGTGAATTCACCACGACAGCCCCAAAACAGTCCGGTGTGATCGAGGATCTGCTGGAAGTCCTGTGGTCGCCGGCGGCCGTGTTCGACCGTACGCGCGATCGTAAGGCCGGCATGTACCTGCTCGTGCTGGCGATTGTTGGCCTGGTGATCGTGGTGGCAACCGGCAGTCTGGTGCAGCCGTACATCGACGCGGGCGCCGACCTGCAGATGGCCCTGGCCGCGAAGTCGGGCAGGCCCATCCCCGAAGGCGCGGCGAACATGACGCGCAACATCTCGACGTATGCATACTATGCGTCGCCGTTGCTGTTCATCCCCATCGGGGCTCTGCTTTCCGCCCTGTTCATCAAGTGGGGCGGCAAGACCATGTCTGCCCCATTGCGGTACGGTCAGGCGCTCACGATCGCGGCGGTTTCTTCGTCGCCCCGTTTGTTTGGCTATCTGACCACGGCGGTACAGGGCGCTGTGCTGGATACGACAAATGTGCGTTCGTTGGCCGATGCGTCACTCGGACCGGCGCGTTTTGTCGATCCCTACGCGGCGTCCACCGTGCTCCACACCTTCCTCATGACGATCGATGTGTTCAGCGTGTGGCAGTGTGTGCTGATCGCGATCGCGGTGAGCGTCGTGGCACGGGTGGAACGCACGACCGGCGCGCTTGTGGCGCTCATTGCCTGGGCGTTGGGTGCGGCGCTGACGTTGATCCCCGGACTGCTGGCGTCCTGA
- the speA gene encoding biosynthetic arginine decarboxylase, whose amino-acid sequence MATRTQPIVEPAPPKPWSLESARTLYNVEGWGAGYFDVNDRGHVIVRPDPGHPNRTLDLRDLAADLEGQGVQLPILLRFSDILRSRIETLSERFGAAIREFEYTGGYTTVYPIKVNQQRHVVEEIVRFGKTHGVGLECGSKPELQAVLGLSHSTEHLIVCNGYKDHEFMRLALMGQKLGHTVFIVLEQVSELDVLLEVADELGVTPTCGVRIKLASEGAGRWAQSGGEKSKFGLSSAELIKLIDKLQAANRLDILKLIHFHLGSQITDIRFIKSGLQEVARFYLELRAVGVDITHVDVGGGLGIDYDGTNSTNNASVNYTLQEYANDVVYTIAEACREAELSMPHIISESGRALTAHHALLLIKVIDVESQAEQPIPALDDDDHSLLHEMYEDWRTLTERAARPRKVLEVFHDASFDKDRARQYFNSGVLNLRGLAKAEVLWLATMNATYRIAKADPDTYQDILPELESALVDRYFCNFSLFQSLPDSWAIDQLFPIMPIHRLLEEPARRGTLQDVTCDSDGKIDRFVGGKNGRSSLELHEFRDGEDYILGIFLTGAYQEILGDLHNLFGDTNAVHVRLNDQGNYEITDLVEGDTVTEVLNYVQFGASQLLATFRRKVNGSSLLTRDEANAFIADYVAGLEGYTYLEGEAAR is encoded by the coding sequence ATGGCAACTCGCACTCAGCCCATCGTCGAACCCGCGCCACCGAAGCCGTGGTCGCTTGAATCCGCGCGCACCCTCTACAACGTGGAAGGGTGGGGCGCCGGTTATTTCGACGTCAACGATCGCGGTCATGTGATCGTGCGCCCCGATCCGGGGCACCCCAATCGCACGCTGGATCTGCGCGATCTCGCGGCCGACCTGGAAGGGCAGGGCGTGCAGTTGCCCATCCTGCTGCGCTTCTCCGACATTCTGCGCTCGCGCATCGAAACGCTGAGTGAACGATTCGGGGCGGCGATCCGGGAATTCGAATACACCGGTGGGTATACCACGGTGTATCCGATCAAGGTGAATCAGCAACGTCATGTGGTCGAAGAGATCGTGCGCTTCGGCAAGACACACGGCGTGGGACTCGAGTGTGGTTCCAAGCCGGAGTTGCAGGCCGTGCTGGGGCTGTCACACAGCACCGAGCATCTCATCGTCTGCAACGGCTACAAGGACCACGAGTTCATGCGTCTGGCCCTCATGGGGCAGAAGCTCGGGCACACGGTGTTCATCGTGCTCGAGCAGGTGAGTGAACTCGATGTGCTGCTCGAAGTGGCCGATGAGCTGGGCGTGACGCCCACCTGTGGCGTGCGTATCAAGCTGGCCAGTGAAGGCGCCGGACGTTGGGCGCAGAGTGGTGGTGAGAAGAGCAAGTTCGGTCTCAGCTCGGCGGAGCTCATCAAGCTCATCGACAAGCTGCAGGCAGCCAATCGGCTCGACATTCTCAAGCTCATTCACTTCCACTTGGGCAGCCAGATCACCGATATCCGCTTCATCAAGTCGGGGCTGCAGGAAGTGGCGCGGTTCTATCTCGAGCTGCGCGCCGTGGGTGTGGATATCACGCACGTGGACGTGGGTGGTGGACTGGGCATCGACTACGACGGCACCAACTCCACGAACAACGCCAGCGTGAACTACACGTTGCAGGAGTACGCCAACGACGTCGTGTACACCATCGCCGAAGCGTGCCGTGAAGCCGAGCTGTCGATGCCACACATCATCAGTGAGTCGGGGCGTGCGCTGACGGCGCACCACGCCCTGCTGCTGATCAAGGTGATCGATGTGGAGTCGCAGGCCGAGCAGCCGATTCCGGCGCTCGACGACGACGACCATTCGTTGCTGCACGAGATGTACGAGGACTGGCGTACGCTGACCGAACGTGCGGCGCGTCCGCGCAAGGTGCTCGAAGTGTTCCACGACGCATCGTTCGACAAGGATCGTGCGCGCCAGTACTTCAACTCGGGTGTGTTGAACCTGCGCGGGCTGGCCAAGGCCGAGGTGCTGTGGCTGGCCACGATGAACGCGACCTATCGTATCGCCAAGGCCGATCCTGATACCTATCAGGATATTCTGCCCGAACTCGAGTCGGCGTTGGTGGACCGGTACTTCTGCAATTTCTCGCTCTTCCAGTCACTGCCGGATAGCTGGGCCATCGATCAGCTCTTTCCCATCATGCCCATCCACCGCCTGCTCGAAGAGCCGGCGCGTCGCGGTACCCTGCAGGACGTCACCTGCGACTCCGATGGCAAGATCGATCGGTTCGTGGGGGGGAAGAACGGCCGGTCCAGTCTCGAACTGCATGAGTTCCGCGACGGAGAGGACTACATCCTCGGCATCTTCCTGACTGGCGCGTACCAGGAAATCCTCGGCGATCTGCACAATCTGTTCGGGGATACAAATGCCGTACATGTGCGACTGAACGATCAGGGAAACTACGAGATCACCGATCTCGTAGAGGGGGACACGGTGACCGAGGTGCTCAACTACGTGCAGTTCGGCGCATCGCAGCTCCTCGCCACGTTCCGTCGCAAGGTGAATGGCTCCTCACTGCTCACGCGGGATGAGGCCAACGCCTTCATTGCCGACTACGTGGCGGGGCTTGAGGGATACACCTATCTCGAGGGAGAAGCGGCTCGATGA
- a CDS encoding TIGR00266 family protein, which yields MAADEIDYQIIGDDLQAVIVTLDPGESVFAEAGAMMFMREGITMATTLDPNARSGSLFDKLVGAGKRVLAGDSFFVTLFGNAGARRSDVAFAAPYPGKIVPLNLRDWGGTVLAQKDSFLCAARGIDISVAFTRRIGAGFFGGEGFILQKLQGDGLAFLHASGTLHAIDLAPGEQLRVDTGCLVAFQPTVNYDIQRVPGIKTALFGGEGLFFVSLTGPGRVILQTLPFSRLADRIIAASPRAGGRGREEGSALGGLGRLLDGDN from the coding sequence ATGGCGGCAGACGAGATCGACTACCAGATCATCGGCGATGACTTGCAGGCAGTCATCGTCACGCTGGATCCGGGTGAGTCGGTGTTCGCGGAGGCCGGTGCGATGATGTTCATGCGCGAAGGGATCACGATGGCCACGACCCTCGATCCCAATGCGCGCAGTGGTTCGTTGTTCGACAAACTCGTGGGCGCCGGAAAACGGGTGCTGGCCGGCGACTCGTTTTTTGTCACGCTGTTTGGCAATGCGGGGGCCCGTCGATCCGACGTGGCCTTCGCGGCGCCGTACCCGGGCAAGATCGTGCCGCTCAATCTTCGCGATTGGGGCGGCACGGTGCTGGCGCAGAAAGACTCGTTCCTCTGTGCGGCACGTGGGATCGACATCTCGGTGGCGTTCACGCGGCGCATTGGCGCGGGCTTCTTCGGTGGGGAAGGCTTCATCCTGCAGAAGCTGCAGGGCGATGGGCTCGCCTTCCTGCACGCCTCTGGCACACTGCACGCCATCGATCTGGCGCCGGGCGAGCAACTGCGCGTGGACACGGGTTGCCTGGTGGCCTTCCAGCCGACGGTGAACTACGACATCCAGCGTGTGCCAGGCATCAAGACGGCATTGTTCGGTGGCGAAGGATTGTTCTTCGTCAGCCTGACCGGACCGGGGCGTGTGATCCTGCAGACGTTGCCGTTCTCACGGCTGGCCGATCGCATCATCGCGGCGTCACCGCGGGCCGGCGGGCGCGGGCGGGAAGAAGGCTCGGCGCTCGGCGGGCTTGGCCGGTTGCTGGATGGTGACAACTGA
- a CDS encoding alpha/beta hydrolase family protein, producing MRSTAMHPSTSPAGTRVRSAFAALTIGSTLSLVASPLALAAQPANPYTAVSRWTPPPLPAGKKPITQDTYDEWRTIGGSTLSNDGKWAVYTLSPVVGEGELVVRATSGTTEYRAPRGFTGRPQLQAGASGPANFTAQAAQVSADSRVVAFLIYPTRADVDGARRRRGSTPPRTALGILNTADGAVTRVSNVRSFQLARRGGRFLAYLLEDTTAARGGAAGAGAGANAGGAARTDSTGRPRREYGTTLVLRDLSNGTDTRIEGVTNFTFDEGEKWLAYSVTTRDGANNGAFVRALPTGAVTSLLTGAATYRSLAFDRAGTQLALVSDLGDSTAQPRFALYHASLAPAKGKTIATRKLVTSADVQAGLLIADRGPVEFTRDGSALTFSIGVVPFDSIPADSLAEKAVYDLWHWQDAQTQPQQKLNATRDRNRTFTALYTLATNKWAQLANDSIRVTVSNDGKRVLGINALEYAIPQFWGEGASDAYMIDPTTGARTLIGRKLDGNVQLSPGAGYAIWFENGQWQAYATATGKRVNLTDKLPVKFQDEEFDSPDVPPPYGIGGWTTGDKRVLIYDRFDIWEVDPSGVAAPRNLTEGEGRRGGMTFRVVNLDRDDPFIDVNTPLLLRAVDSLTKASGFWREKLGVDSRPERIVMGDRNYAGLQKARDAEQYLLTQSTYREFPDLWTGSDIAQTTKISNANPQDSQYPRGTVELVSWFNGDGIPLRGLLYKPENFDASKQYPMVVYYYEKLTDGLHGYQAPSGRNTVNPLVYNSLGYVVFMPDIVYTDGQPGPSAAKSIIPGVQSLIQKGFVDPKRIGITGQSWGGYQSAYLVTVTNMFAAAVPNATVVNMTSAYGGIRWASGLARAFQYEHTQSRIGGSLWQYPERFIENSPLFRLDRVTTPVLFMANDNDGAVPWYQGIEFYVAMRRLQKEAYMLVYNGDEHNPTKRANQKDIDQKMQDFFAVKLQGADAPSWMVRGIPYLEKGRDQVKMAPQPVRTITPTGEPNGSNGGR from the coding sequence ATGCGATCGACAGCGATGCACCCCTCGACCTCTCCTGCAGGCACGCGTGTCCGTTCCGCGTTTGCCGCGCTCACCATCGGCAGCACGCTGTCGCTGGTGGCCTCACCGCTCGCGCTGGCCGCCCAGCCGGCCAATCCATACACGGCGGTGAGCCGATGGACGCCGCCACCCTTGCCGGCTGGCAAGAAGCCAATCACGCAGGACACCTACGACGAGTGGCGCACCATCGGTGGGTCCACGCTGTCCAACGACGGCAAGTGGGCCGTGTACACCCTGAGCCCCGTGGTGGGTGAAGGCGAGCTGGTGGTGCGGGCCACGAGTGGCACCACCGAGTATCGCGCGCCACGAGGCTTCACCGGACGTCCGCAGTTGCAGGCGGGTGCCTCCGGTCCGGCCAACTTCACGGCGCAGGCAGCGCAGGTGAGCGCCGATTCCCGTGTGGTGGCGTTCCTCATTTATCCGACCCGTGCCGACGTGGATGGCGCGCGCCGTCGTCGTGGTAGCACGCCACCACGCACGGCGCTCGGCATCCTGAACACGGCCGATGGGGCCGTGACCCGGGTGAGCAACGTGCGCTCCTTCCAACTCGCACGACGGGGCGGTCGCTTTCTCGCTTACCTGCTCGAAGACACCACCGCCGCGCGTGGTGGGGCCGCGGGTGCGGGCGCGGGGGCCAATGCCGGCGGTGCGGCCCGCACCGACTCGACTGGCCGTCCGCGGCGTGAGTACGGTACGACGCTGGTGTTGCGCGATCTGTCCAACGGCACCGACACCCGCATTGAAGGCGTGACGAACTTCACGTTCGATGAAGGGGAGAAGTGGCTGGCCTATTCCGTCACCACGCGCGATGGCGCCAACAACGGCGCGTTTGTGCGCGCGCTGCCGACGGGCGCTGTCACCTCGCTGCTCACCGGTGCGGCCACCTACCGCAGCCTCGCCTTCGATCGCGCCGGCACGCAGCTCGCGCTCGTTTCCGATCTTGGTGACAGCACCGCGCAGCCGCGCTTCGCGCTGTACCACGCGTCGTTGGCACCGGCCAAGGGCAAGACGATTGCCACGCGCAAGCTGGTCACGTCGGCCGATGTGCAGGCCGGGCTGCTGATCGCGGACCGTGGTCCGGTGGAGTTCACGCGCGATGGCAGTGCACTGACGTTCTCCATCGGCGTCGTGCCGTTCGACTCCATTCCGGCCGATTCCCTCGCCGAAAAGGCCGTCTACGATCTGTGGCACTGGCAGGACGCACAGACGCAGCCGCAGCAGAAGCTCAACGCGACCCGCGACCGGAACCGCACGTTCACGGCGCTCTACACGTTGGCCACCAACAAGTGGGCGCAGCTCGCCAACGACAGCATCCGCGTCACGGTGAGCAACGACGGCAAGCGGGTCCTCGGCATCAATGCGCTCGAATACGCCATCCCCCAGTTCTGGGGTGAAGGCGCCAGCGATGCGTACATGATCGACCCGACCACCGGTGCTCGCACGCTCATCGGCCGCAAGCTCGATGGCAACGTGCAGCTCTCACCGGGCGCCGGTTATGCGATCTGGTTCGAAAACGGGCAGTGGCAGGCGTACGCCACGGCCACGGGCAAGCGGGTGAACCTCACGGACAAGCTGCCGGTCAAGTTCCAGGATGAGGAGTTCGATTCGCCCGATGTGCCGCCTCCGTACGGCATCGGCGGCTGGACCACGGGCGACAAGCGCGTCCTCATCTACGATCGCTTCGACATCTGGGAAGTCGATCCGAGTGGTGTGGCCGCGCCGCGCAACCTGACTGAAGGCGAAGGGCGTCGTGGGGGCATGACGTTCCGCGTGGTCAACCTCGATCGTGACGATCCCTTCATCGACGTGAACACGCCGCTCCTGCTGCGTGCGGTGGATTCGCTCACCAAGGCCAGCGGCTTCTGGCGCGAGAAGCTCGGCGTGGACAGCCGCCCCGAGCGCATCGTGATGGGCGATCGCAACTATGCCGGCCTGCAGAAGGCCCGCGATGCCGAGCAGTATCTGCTCACGCAGAGCACGTATCGTGAGTTCCCCGATCTGTGGACCGGTTCGGATATCGCGCAGACCACCAAGATCTCCAACGCCAATCCACAGGACAGCCAGTATCCGCGTGGTACGGTGGAATTGGTGTCGTGGTTCAATGGTGACGGTATCCCGTTGCGCGGTCTGCTGTACAAGCCGGAGAACTTCGACGCGTCGAAGCAATACCCGATGGTGGTGTACTACTACGAGAAACTCACCGACGGGCTGCACGGGTATCAGGCGCCGAGTGGCCGCAATACGGTGAATCCGCTGGTGTACAACTCGCTGGGGTATGTGGTGTTCATGCCGGACATCGTGTACACGGATGGTCAGCCCGGGCCGAGCGCGGCCAAGTCGATCATCCCCGGTGTGCAGTCGCTGATCCAGAAGGGGTTTGTCGATCCCAAGCGTATCGGCATCACCGGTCAGTCGTGGGGTGGCTACCAGTCGGCGTATCTGGTCACGGTGACCAACATGTTCGCCGCCGCGGTGCCCAACGCCACCGTGGTGAACATGACCAGCGCGTACGGTGGCATCCGCTGGGCGTCGGGGCTCGCGCGCGCGTTCCAGTACGAGCACACGCAGAGCCGCATCGGCGGGTCGCTCTGGCAGTACCCCGAGCGGTTCATCGAGAACTCACCGCTGTTCCGCCTCGATCGGGTGACCACGCCGGTGCTGTTCATGGCCAACGACAACGACGGCGCCGTACCCTGGTACCAGGGCATCGAGTTCTATGTGGCCATGCGCCGCCTGCAGAAGGAAGCGTACATGCTCGTGTACAACGGCGATGAGCACAATCCGACCAAGCGCGCCAACCAGAAGGACATCGACCAGAAGATGCAGGATTTCTTCGCGGTGAAACTTCAGGGGGCCGATGCCCCGTCATGGATGGTGCGTGGCATTCCCTATCTGGAGAAAGGCCGCGATCAGGTGAAGATGGCGCCACAGCCGGTGCGGACGATTACGCCCACCGGGGAACCCAACGGGAGCAACGGAGGCAGGTAA